From the Mycoplasmatota bacterium genome, one window contains:
- a CDS encoding IS3 family transposase, protein MYLEKRQVRFGGRRGRLISATDRKKAISLIREAVDNGARQEKACEEIGISLRTLQRWRSDSSPNEDQRPISKKKAPKNRLTKKEREEILKVVNQPEYKNLSPNEIVSLLADKGIYLASESTIYRILREEKQLKHRGNTKKPQNRPISTHYATGPNQVWMWDITYLKGPIKGMYYYLYLILDLFSRKVVGWEIWSEQSAQHASELVKRAVLAENILLHKKPLVLHSDNGSPMKGATLLETLYQLGITPSNSRPRVSNDNPYAESIFKTFKYCPGYPDKGFETIKQARTWTLQFINWYNYEHLHSGIKYLTPHQRHSGLSNKILKKRIKVYEQAQLKHPERWSRNIRNWSVENIVWLNPEKSSILEKEETKSS, encoded by the coding sequence TTGTACTTAGAAAAAAGGCAAGTGCGATTTGGGGGAAGACGAGGAAGATTAATCAGTGCCACAGATCGCAAAAAAGCAATATCACTGATAAGAGAAGCTGTAGATAATGGAGCAAGACAAGAAAAAGCATGTGAAGAAATAGGAATTAGTTTACGAACACTTCAACGATGGAGAAGTGATTCATCACCAAATGAAGATCAAAGACCTATTAGTAAAAAAAAAGCACCCAAAAATAGATTAACTAAAAAAGAACGAGAAGAAATTTTAAAAGTCGTAAATCAGCCTGAATATAAAAACTTATCTCCTAATGAAATTGTGTCGCTCCTAGCTGATAAAGGAATATATTTAGCATCTGAATCAACAATATATAGAATCTTAAGAGAAGAAAAACAACTAAAACATAGAGGAAATACTAAAAAACCCCAAAATAGACCTATATCAACACATTATGCCACAGGTCCTAATCAAGTTTGGATGTGGGATATTACTTATCTAAAAGGACCAATAAAAGGGATGTATTATTACTTATATTTGATCCTAGATTTATTTAGTAGAAAAGTAGTAGGATGGGAAATATGGTCTGAACAATCTGCTCAACACGCTAGTGAATTAGTTAAAAGAGCAGTATTAGCAGAAAATATACTTTTACATAAAAAACCTTTAGTGCTTCATTCTGACAATGGAAGTCCGATGAAAGGAGCCACTCTTTTAGAGACCCTTTATCAACTAGGTATTACTCCATCAAATAGTAGACCTAGAGTAAGTAATGATAATCCTTATGCGGAGTCTATATTTAAAACATTCAAATATTGTCCAGGTTACCCAGATAAGGGCTTTGAGACTATTAAACAAGCAAGAACTTGGACATTACAGTTTATAAACTGGTATAACTATGAACATCTTCATAGTGGGATAAAATATTTAACTCCACACCAAAGGCATTCCGGTTTATCTAATAAAATATTAAAAAAGCGAATTAAAGTCTATGAACAAGCACAACTTAAACACCCAGAAAGATGGTCGAGAAACATAAGAAATTGGAGTGTGGAAAACATAGTTTGGTTAAACCCAGAAAAATCATCAATTTTGGAAAAAGAAGAAACAAAATCTTCTTAA
- a CDS encoding flotillin family protein, with protein sequence MILSVSSTIVSIVIIAAIIAISFFTFLMSRYRRCPSDKILVIYGRVGKGSGGDKRSARCIHGGADFVWPVIQDHQYLDLTPMSIEVNLTNALSKQNIRVDVPSRFTVAISNEVGTMQNAAERLLGLNHNDIKELAKDILFGQLRLVIATMDIEEINSDRDKFLSYVSKNVEQELKKIGLKLINVNVTDIKDESGYIEALGKEAAAKAINDARKSVAEKNRDGSIGEANATQEQRVKVAQANATAVEGENESKILIANSEANRREKAAIAERVAIAAEKVQSAKALQESYAAEEEAEKTRASRERATQEADAIVKAEIEKQKVEIAAEAEAEKIRRQAKGEADAILFKMQAQADGVNAILTKQAHGFAELVNAAGGNPQQAISMMITDKLPELVKTQVEAIKGIKIDKVTVWDNLGKEGDGTTSTAKFLSGMLKSLPPFEDVFKMAGMDLPKFFKGDNKIIDVEEENTTEETE encoded by the coding sequence ATGATTTTAAGTGTAAGTAGTACAATTGTTTCAATAGTAATAATTGCTGCGATTATTGCGATTAGTTTTTTCACATTTTTGATGAGTCGTTATCGCAGATGTCCTTCTGATAAGATCTTGGTAATCTATGGTCGCGTAGGAAAGGGTTCTGGAGGAGATAAAAGAAGTGCTCGTTGTATTCATGGTGGTGCTGATTTTGTGTGGCCAGTTATTCAAGATCATCAATATCTAGATTTAACACCAATGTCAATTGAAGTTAATCTTACAAATGCATTAAGTAAACAAAATATTCGTGTTGACGTTCCAAGTCGATTTACCGTAGCAATTTCAAATGAAGTTGGTACTATGCAAAATGCAGCTGAACGTTTATTAGGGTTAAATCATAATGATATTAAAGAACTTGCGAAAGATATTCTTTTTGGACAATTACGTCTTGTTATCGCAACTATGGATATTGAAGAAATAAATTCTGACCGTGATAAATTTTTAAGTTATGTTTCTAAAAATGTTGAACAAGAATTAAAGAAAATTGGTCTTAAATTAATTAACGTTAACGTAACAGATATTAAAGATGAATCTGGTTATATCGAAGCTCTAGGTAAAGAAGCAGCTGCAAAAGCAATTAACGATGCACGTAAATCAGTTGCTGAAAAGAACCGTGATGGATCTATCGGTGAAGCAAACGCTACTCAAGAACAACGTGTTAAAGTTGCTCAAGCTAACGCAACAGCTGTTGAAGGTGAAAATGAATCAAAAATATTAATTGCTAATTCAGAAGCAAATCGTCGTGAAAAAGCCGCTATAGCGGAAAGAGTTGCGATTGCTGCTGAAAAAGTTCAATCAGCAAAAGCGTTACAAGAATCTTATGCTGCTGAAGAAGAAGCAGAAAAAACACGTGCTAGTCGTGAACGTGCTACTCAAGAAGCAGATGCCATTGTAAAAGCTGAAATTGAAAAACAAAAAGTTGAAATTGCTGCAGAAGCTGAAGCAGAAAAAATTAGACGTCAAGCAAAAGGGGAAGCAGATGCTATTTTATTTAAAATGCAAGCGCAAGCTGATGGTGTTAATGCTATCTTAACGAAACAAGCGCATGGTTTTGCTGAATTAGTTAATGCTGCAGGTGGAAATCCACAACAAGCTATTTCAATGATGATTACTGATAAATTACCTGAACTTGTTAAAACACAAGTTGAAGCAATTAAAGGTATTAAAATCGATAAAGTTACTGTTTGGGATAATTTAGGAAAAGAAGGCGATGGAACAACATCAACTGCTAAATTCCTATCAGGTATGTTAAAATCACTTCCACCATTTGAAGATGTATTTAAAATGGCAGGTATGGATTTACCTAAATTCTTTAAAGGTGACAATAAAATAATAGATGTTGAAGAAGAAAATACGACTGAAGAAACAGAGTAA
- a CDS encoding transposase — translation MARYSKDYKLSLIQRMMPPHNESVKELSRESGIPEITLFTWKKKAKENGIPVNEQPLKSEEWSTQDKFHIVLETATLSEVELSKYCRNKGLYVNQVKEWRDACMQANGGVAKQATELQKQLREKNQELKKLNKELQRKESALAEAAALLVLRKKASAIWGKTRKINQCHRSQKSNITDKRSCR, via the coding sequence ATGGCAAGATACTCAAAGGATTATAAGTTATCATTAATACAAAGAATGATGCCACCACATAATGAATCAGTCAAAGAATTATCAAGAGAATCAGGAATACCAGAAATAACACTTTTTACTTGGAAAAAGAAAGCGAAAGAAAATGGAATCCCTGTTAACGAACAACCTTTAAAATCAGAAGAATGGAGTACACAAGATAAGTTTCATATTGTCTTAGAAACTGCAACATTAAGTGAAGTAGAATTATCTAAGTATTGTAGAAATAAAGGACTATATGTTAATCAAGTTAAAGAATGGCGAGATGCATGTATGCAGGCTAATGGTGGTGTAGCTAAACAAGCAACAGAACTACAAAAGCAGTTAAGAGAAAAAAATCAAGAACTTAAGAAATTAAATAAAGAACTACAAAGAAAAGAATCAGCACTTGCAGAAGCAGCAGCCCTTCTTGTACTTAGAAAAAAGGCAAGTGCGATTTGGGGGAAGACGAGGAAGATTAATCAGTGCCACAGATCGCAAAAAAGCAATATCACTGATAAGAGAAGCTGTAGATAA
- a CDS encoding RICIN domain-containing protein codes for MNKICKLFLLMITFCLLSFSLISVNAKNKNYFEDVIYFDNFTESNIEEYDLYHLLSYDEANVFVKWLEDSYKLKLDKDYDLISNNLSKFVLLAMQKGIVKNYYAEYTVLWWGSEHEGITSQGINILQNDGKTNAYNFFSQYISVLEEYSKKPDLDESIGGTHYYVYEGTPSTYGEYYKNNNGNYSRSARTRFEDHYSSAMNCYKNGKHTLAMQYLGRALHYIEDIGTTPHSYGIGYNYDPILVWLNPHKKYESWVNDNYNSYSEFKAHSSSKYDYVLDSSFQNIANDLARISSSYKNNVDNCGVYECYISGYYDAALNTLPLTQEIVAGILNRFYEEVTNNSSINYIKDGTTYFIKNYKSTYYLDVENSGTSDGTNIQQNSYQGGLNQQFTVVMNSDGTFSFRPKNAPTKALTINNGNLELITYDSTDINQKFKFTYIKYGYYRIMTGSSGFARVLGVGSPYTDVGNDIEEYIYNPDNLDQQWYFEEHAGHIYRIILRNLYYHNTLCDICGEYFAESHEWHYNGSYYICLKCGMVSDGPVPVTQSIVLNEKLFY; via the coding sequence ATGAATAAAATATGTAAATTATTTTTATTAATGATAACATTCTGTCTTCTTAGTTTTTCTTTAATTTCTGTTAATGCAAAAAATAAAAATTATTTTGAAGATGTTATTTATTTTGATAATTTTACAGAAAGTAATATTGAAGAATATGATTTATATCATCTTCTAAGTTACGATGAAGCAAATGTCTTTGTTAAATGGTTAGAAGATAGTTATAAATTAAAATTAGACAAGGATTATGATTTGATAAGCAATAATTTAAGTAAATTTGTTTTATTAGCCATGCAAAAAGGAATTGTAAAAAACTATTATGCAGAATACACAGTTTTGTGGTGGGGTTCAGAACACGAAGGCATAACTTCTCAAGGAATTAATATATTACAAAATGATGGAAAAACCAATGCATATAATTTCTTTTCTCAATATATATCAGTTTTAGAAGAATATTCTAAAAAACCAGATTTAGATGAGTCCATAGGTGGTACGCATTATTATGTATATGAAGGTACACCATCTACTTATGGTGAGTATTATAAAAATAATAATGGAAATTATTCAAGAAGCGCAAGAACACGATTTGAAGATCATTACAGTAGTGCGATGAATTGTTATAAAAATGGAAAACATACTCTTGCAATGCAATATTTAGGTAGAGCGTTACATTATATAGAAGATATAGGTACGACTCCTCATTCATATGGGATTGGTTATAATTATGATCCTATCTTGGTTTGGTTAAATCCACATAAAAAGTATGAATCTTGGGTAAATGATAATTATAATTCTTATTCAGAATTTAAGGCACATTCTTCATCTAAATATGATTATGTTCTTGATTCTAGTTTTCAAAATATAGCTAATGATTTAGCGCGAATTTCTAGTAGTTATAAAAATAATGTTGATAATTGTGGGGTCTATGAATGTTATATATCTGGTTATTATGATGCTGCACTAAATACCCTTCCTTTAACACAAGAAATAGTTGCTGGGATATTAAATAGATTTTATGAGGAAGTTACTAATAATAGTTCAATAAATTATATAAAAGATGGTACAACATATTTTATTAAAAATTATAAATCTACTTATTATTTAGATGTAGAAAATTCAGGCACAAGTGATGGTACTAATATTCAACAAAATAGCTATCAAGGTGGTCTAAATCAGCAATTTACAGTTGTAATGAATAGTGATGGTACATTTAGTTTTAGACCAAAAAATGCGCCTACTAAAGCTTTAACAATTAATAATGGTAACTTAGAACTAATTACATATGATTCTACTGATATTAATCAGAAATTTAAATTTACATACATAAAGTATGGATACTATCGTATAATGACAGGCAGTTCAGGTTTTGCTAGGGTATTAGGAGTTGGAAGTCCATATACTGATGTAGGAAATGATATTGAAGAATATATTTATAATCCTGATAATTTAGACCAACAATGGTATTTTGAAGAACATGCTGGTCATATATACAGGATAATATTACGTAATCTTTACTACCATAATACATTATGTGATATCTGTGGAGAATATTTTGCAGAATCACATGAATGGCATTATAATGGTTCTTACTATATTTGTCTAAAGTGTGGTATGGTTAGTGATGGACCAGTACCAGTAACTCAAAGTATTGTCTTAAATGAAAAATTATTTTATTAA
- a CDS encoding ATP-binding protein, protein MLLQLSVENFKSIQKQIVFSMLATEDKLHETFIRKIKEYTVLPSAIIMGTNGAGKSNLFMAIKYLQSLLTIDEDGIPVFPHLLSDEKEPTQIDVHFLLDGKRVVYGIDVCSNQVVSEFLSIIENNQVEVIFERDYENYKFNPSYEIIFNEISQKQGSNQKLLLPILNQYSDNFLIKQIFCFLTKNIVIELVNTTDDNRFLNKAIDHFKELEKQKLFNQLLKKIDIGINSFEIKDGEIFLQYENMEINLLNESTGTKKLFSLLVFLSDALIEGKVIIFDEFEKHLHQALVQYFIHLFNDSKINTKNAQLILSTHHTSLLNLSQFRRDQVWFIEKDLKTTTTECYSLYNIEDVKSNENIEQGYIQGKYGATYHFKHGGVKKDGE, encoded by the coding sequence ATGTTACTACAGTTATCAGTTGAAAACTTTAAATCAATTCAAAAACAAATTGTATTTTCGATGTTAGCAACAGAAGATAAGTTACATGAAACCTTTATACGAAAAATAAAAGAGTATACAGTGTTGCCAAGTGCTATTATTATGGGGACTAATGGGGCAGGTAAATCAAATCTTTTTATGGCAATTAAGTATTTACAATCATTATTGACTATTGATGAGGATGGTATTCCTGTTTTTCCTCATCTATTAAGTGATGAAAAAGAGCCAACACAAATCGATGTTCATTTTTTGCTTGATGGAAAAAGGGTAGTGTATGGTATTGATGTTTGTAGTAATCAAGTTGTGAGTGAATTTTTATCTATTATTGAAAACAATCAAGTAGAGGTTATTTTTGAAAGAGATTATGAAAATTATAAATTCAATCCATCCTATGAAATAATCTTTAATGAGATTTCTCAAAAACAGGGTTCAAATCAAAAATTATTACTACCTATATTAAATCAATATTCTGACAATTTTTTGATTAAACAAATTTTTTGTTTTCTAACAAAGAATATTGTCATTGAATTAGTTAATACGACAGATGATAATAGATTTTTAAATAAAGCAATAGACCATTTTAAAGAATTAGAAAAGCAAAAACTTTTTAATCAATTATTGAAAAAAATTGATATAGGAATTAATAGTTTCGAGATTAAAGATGGTGAAATATTCCTTCAATATGAAAATATGGAAATTAACTTGTTAAATGAATCTACAGGGACAAAAAAACTGTTTTCTTTATTAGTTTTTTTAAGTGATGCTTTAATAGAAGGAAAAGTCATTATTTTTGATGAATTTGAGAAACATTTACATCAAGCGTTGGTTCAATACTTTATCCATTTATTTAATGACTCAAAAATAAATACTAAAAATGCACAATTAATTTTGTCAACGCATCATACTTCTTTACTTAACTTATCACAATTTCGACGTGATCAAGTTTGGTTTATTGAAAAAGATTTAAAAACGACGACTACTGAATGTTATTCGCTATATAACATAGAAGATGTTAAAAGTAATGAAAATATTGAACAAGGTTATATTCAAGGGAAGTATGGGGCTACTTATCATTTTAAGCATGGTGGGGTAAAAAAAGATGGAGAGTAG
- a CDS encoding NfeD family protein, giving the protein MFDYFKDLTSIQSAYFYIALFSTTLFVFQSIFTFIDLGDHFDFDSDFDGEIDTDWTEGISFPFHLFTIRGIIGFFMLFGWSGFMFSKNGMKFIWVFIISFVCGFAMMFIISLIYYYSKKLGESGNVFLTNAIGKTGEVYIPIPKQNTGTGKISIILNDSLKELDAVTYNESLKSGDVVKVVDVLNDKLVVEKNK; this is encoded by the coding sequence GTGTTTGATTATTTTAAGGATTTAACTAGTATACAATCAGCCTATTTTTACATCGCATTATTTAGTACTACATTATTTGTTTTTCAATCAATATTCACTTTTATTGATTTAGGAGATCATTTTGATTTTGATAGTGATTTCGATGGCGAAATTGATACTGATTGGACAGAAGGGATTAGCTTTCCATTTCATTTATTTACTATTCGTGGAATAATTGGCTTTTTTATGCTTTTTGGTTGGTCAGGTTTTATGTTTAGTAAAAATGGTATGAAATTTATTTGGGTGTTTATCATATCCTTTGTATGTGGATTTGCTATGATGTTTATCATAAGTTTAATCTATTATTATAGTAAAAAATTAGGTGAGAGTGGAAATGTATTTTTAACAAATGCGATAGGAAAAACTGGTGAAGTATATATTCCGATACCTAAGCAAAACACAGGAACTGGGAAAATTAGTATTATTCTAAATGATTCTTTAAAAGAGTTAGATGCAGTTACTTATAATGAAAGCCTAAAAAGTGGAGATGTAGTAAAAGTAGTTGATGTATTAAATGATAAGTTAGTTGTTGAAAAAAATAAATAA